The genomic stretch TCAATGCCGTTGATTTCTCCCCTCTTCCAGCCTCTGAGAGCGAAGAGGTCATTGTAGAGCGAACTACAGCGGTTGGCACGGATATAGAAGGTCTTGCAGTGGGTGGCAACCTCTTCCACGATCTCTTCAGAGCACGAGCCGCAATCAGCTCTGAAACGATTGATAACAAGATTGTTCTGTTCAAACCTTTCGAAGAATCTCTTCAGCGTGTCCTTCTGATGGAAACGGACGTTTGTGTTGCCGTCGCTGTTCTCAATGCCGACAATCAAATCTCCAATAACCGCCACACCTGGTCGATAACCAAGGAACTTCTTGTATGTATGCTTTGCATCATATTTCTCTGTTTCTATGAACTGGTGGTCGAAATCAACATCATACATCTCACCCTCTTTCAGCTGACCAGCTGCACACATACAATTGAGCAGTAAGGTATTGAGGGTGTCAGCCGTATTGAAATCGTAGTTCTTACCCGTATCTGACGTGTATGAAATGTTCTCCTGCGTCAGTTCCTTTATCGCTCTGAGGATAGTGTCAGAGCTGCAGGTACGAAGTGTCGGATGAAGCGAGAGATGGGGCATCAAATGAGTTGTGACATCCTCAATACATGAGCCGCCACAGAAGTAGATGCTCATGAGAGAACGGATGATTTCGCTGTATTGATAACCATACAGCCTGCATCTTAGACCGAGGGTTGTGTCAATTACATATGACAATGTGGAGTCAAATTGCTCCATCATTGCAAATATTCCTCCAAAAGGAGTGAGTTTCTCAGATTTTATTGCTTTCTTTGCCATGTCTGTCGGGTTTGATACATATTTTGATTTGCAACACTAAGATAGGTGAAAAATCTGACATGACAAAATCCTGAGCAACTTTTTGTTGCTCAGGTACTTAAAAAGTTATATTTATAATAGTGTTGCGGAATTAAGGTATATAAAAGATGTGTTGGGACTTGCTGACAAAATCAAGAACTTGTCGAAGATATACACCTATGCCCGCAACTTCCTTTATCTCGGTCGTGGGTACAACTACCCCACCGCCCTTGAAGGTGCGTTGAAGCTGAAAGAAATATCCTATATCCATGCGGAGGGTTATCCTGCTGCGGAAATGAAGCATGGACCGATTGCACTTGTAGATAGCGAGATGCCCACGGTGGTCATTGCTCCAACGGACTCGCTGTATGACAAGATAATCAGTAATGTAAGGCAGGTGAAGGCGCGTGGCGGTACGGTTGTCGCCATCATTACCAAGGGCAATGACGCAATGAAGGACATCGCCGACCATTGCCTTGAAGTGCCCGACGTACCCGAATGCCTTACACCTCTCGTTGTTTCCGTCCCATTGCAGTTGCTGGCCTATTACATCGCCATCAACAAGGATAGGAATGTTGACCAGCCAAGAAACCTTGCTAAATCAGTTACCGTAGAATGAATAGAATATTATCACTTATTGTTACCATCCTCTTTGCGTTGTGCATTGAGGCTGGCATCTTTATGCTTATTGCCCACTGGTGGGGCATGACTGCGGCCATTACCGTGATAGCCATTGAATGTGTGTTAGCCTTATGGACAGTTTACGAAATGAGACATGCGAGTGATGAACCAGTTGATGAATAACATTGCAGGCTGTGGTTAGAACGAAAAAGGCTAAAAACAAAAGGACGGGTCGATGATTCGTCCTATTTTTGTGTCTTTTTGGTGGCGAAATGTAGCGATTTAGCAAAATAAACATAAATTCCAGTGATATTCAGCATGAAAATTCGCCCATTTAAGTGAAAATGTGTAATTTTGCAACGCAAAATTGTGCCTAAGCATTTGCATCAAAACAACAATAGTTCAATCGAGGCTGATATGAAAGTAGAGATTAACAAGAAACGTTTAGAATACCTGCTGGCATTATACAAGATGTCGGTGGATGACTTGTTGTCTCTTCTGAACAAAGGCAGGAAACGGATAACAGGAGCCGCAGACATCAGTGGAGATTCTATTGATTTGGGGGTGTTGAAGCGTATAGGTGAGATATTCGACAAAGAAGTCAGTTTCTTTCAAGACTATTCTAAGTTGTCAACCAATGCAAGCAGCAGTATCTTCTTCCGCAAGACCTCATTCGGAACAGAGCTGAACTTGGAGTCGATCCGTACTGTAAACCGATTCGAGAGTCTGAAAAACGCTTTGGATGCATACAACAAACTGTCGCAACTGGATGTGAAGTTTGACATAGAACACTACACCCTACAAGATGACCCTAAGACAGTAGCCGTACGTGCAAGAGATTTTTTTTATCCCGGGGAAACTGTCAATCATAGGCAGTTTCTTGTGAAGATGATAGAAAAAATCGCCGATCATGGCATTTTTGTCTTTGAATACATAGAGACATGGAACAAGAAAGAGAAAACCAACATTGACGGTTTTTACCTTAAGCCCAATGTGATAGTGCTTAAGCATCATAAGCATTACAAGCGAGAAATATTCACTCTGGCGCATGAATTGGGGCATTGTCTATTGGGGATTGAAGAAGTGGAGTCGGTGGACATGATGGACATCTCGGCACAGACTTCATACAGTGATGTCGAAAGATGGTGCAATGATTTTGCATATCAGTTCATTATGGGACAAGAAGCAGAAACACTTGCTAACATAGCATGTGTAGATTCCCGTAACGACTACTGCATTGACCTCTTCAAGGCTATCAGTGCACGGACGCACATTAGCCGTCTTGCCTTATATACAAGGATGTATATCGACAGGAAAATCAGCTATTCGAGCTACAGCAATGTCAAGAGTGAATTGGCAGAGGAATACAGAAGAAGAGAGGAACAGGAAAAGTTGAAAAACTCTGAGAAGAGAGGCGGGCGAACACCAAAGCCCATCATTTCTCCGCTATTCTTGAAAACCATGCAATATGCCTATTTCAATGGAGTGGTCAACGAGACCACTTTCTGTTCGAGACTCAATGTCAAACCAGCAAATTTTGAGAGGGAGTTATGGCGATAGTTGTTGATACATGCTCATTGGTGATGATTGCCAAGAATTATCTTCCCTTGGATAAGGACGGACAGTTGTACTCATTCCTGGAAGAGGCGTTCTCCCGCAAGGATTTGATGCTACTTGATGTGATTCTGGATGAATCAAAACGCACCTCCAAAGGAATTGCAGTTGAAAAGATGCCTTTCCTCAAAGACAAGAAATTGGTCATTCCGACAAAGGATCTATTTCCATGTGCCCCAGAGAGATTCAGCAACATGATAGACAACAATTTCTGTGTAAGACTGAAGAAGCAGGAACTGACTGAAGAAGAATACATAGAGCAAAAGGAAGAATACCTTAAAACAGGTGATGCTAAGATTATCATTTATGCACTGAATGTACGACACTCGGACGCTATCCATCTGGAAGAGATGCAAGTAATGACGGAGGAAACAAGGCAGCAGAATGACGGTAAGTTGTTCAAGAAACTTCCTTTGTTGTGTGAGCAGATAGGGATTGGAACACTAACCGTTTCAGAATATCTGCATAGAAACGGGTTCTTTATTGACAAATAGCATAGATATTAGTATCATCTTATGACATCTTTCACGAAATCATATTATATTCGTGAATAAAACACTTGTTTTTCAAGAATAGAAATTGTTGAGGATTAGATATTTAAGACATTATTGCAATGCGGAAGGGGTGATGTGAACGACAAAAGACAAGGCGTTCTATTAGAGTGGATGCTTGATAAGATTGAGAAGAATGGACGGGTCGATGGCTCGTCCTTTTTTTGTGTCTTTGAGTGTGAGGTGCAGGTGGGGACCAGTACTGCGACCACTGTTGCCTGTCAGCGCGATGATGATGCCGGGACGGACGTGGGTGCCTTTGGTGACGAGAGTTTGGGAGAGGTGGCAATAGCTGACGGTGAAGTCGCCGTGACGGAGGGTGACATAGAGGCCTGAACGTTTGTCCTTGCCTACCTTGATGACCTCGCCGTGCATCATGGCGTATGTGGGTTCGTAATTTGCCTTCAAATCAAGCCCGTTGTGTAGGGCTTTTCTTTTTGTAAATGGGTCTCTGCGGTAGCCGAAAGGGCTGGTGACAGAGATATGACGGAGTGGACTGACAAGTGCCGTGTGGCGGTCGGTCTGCTCCGTTTGGGTTTGTAATGGGGCAAAGGCAAGAGAGTCTCGCCGCTGATGCGGCGAGCACGGAGGCAGTTGTTCGGATGTTGCGGACTGCGTCGTTTTTGGCACAGCCTTGCGGTGTACCTTAGTCTGTGTGACGGTATTGAACTGAGCGCATACTGTTGCTGATGAACAGAATATTGCTGCTATTGTGATGAGTAGAAATCGTTTCATGGTGCAAAAGTAACAAGCAATTCTTTGACTGGCATAAAGAACAAAGGGAAGACAAGAAGATTGTAACATAATATAGCAATCGAGTTTGATTTTTGAGCAGAAATCAAACTCAAATAATAATAATCGTCAAAAATAACACGCATTATCTTATGCAATTCTGCTTGTCTCTGAATAGGTATATAACTTTGCATGAGTTTAATTTCAAATTCAAAGTTAAAGTATGAAGCAAGTACGATTTGAAGAGAGCGAGGTGCCTTATCAGACACTGGCTCGTTTTGGTCTCACACAAGAGAAGATTGAAGACCTGCCCATGTGGGCGTTGGAAGATATTGGTCAGGGACGACGTTCACCGTTGCTGCCCATTCAGGTGAATAATGATGAGGGCGAGACATTGAAGAGCCGCACCCGATTTGCGTTGGTCCGTATGGAGGACGGCAAGGTGGATGTGGTCTTCTATCCGCAGTTGGAGAAATCACCATTGGAGGCTTTTACTCAGGAACAGCAGGAGGACTTGCTGGCTGGAAAGGCTATCCTTGCCGATGTTAAGGATGCTGATGGCAGGAGCAGCAAGGCTTTCGTGCAGATTGACACGGAGACCAATCAGGTGATGTCGGTACCTACGCCTGTCATCGGGCGCAACTTGGAGGTGCTGAAGGATGAACTGAAACTGAGTTCGGCAGAACTGACCGTGATGCAGAAGGGTGAGCCGCTCACGCTCATCATGGAGGACGAACAGGTGACGGTGGGTATTGACCTGAACGATAAGACCGGCATAAGGATTAATCAAGGCGACAGTCAGAAGTGGAAGGAGAACACCAAGCGAGAGTGGGACAAATACACCTTCGGGTGCTATGGCTGTTGGGTAATGGGCGATGACGGTAATCTTGACTATGTGCCTGAAGAGGAATACACGGAAGAACTTTGGAATGAGCAGAAGAAGAATGGAGAGCGCAACCGCGCCTCTTTTTCCATGCACAAATAATCTACACATAATATAATAAGTATATGGCATCAAATAAATATTATCCAGAGGATGTGCTCGTCGAGAAGATACAGAGCGGCGAGTACGGTTGGTTGGAGTATGTCAACCATCATTCTGCTGAATGGCAGGAAGAATATGAGAGCTATTGTCTGAACAACGGACTCTGCATTTGTGAAGAGAGTGCGGAGCAGTTTGTCCATCACAAAGATGAGGAACTGGAGAAGGCAATAGAGAACGGTGAAGCATGATAAATGAAGAGTGAAGAATGAAGAGTGAAGAATAAGTATGGCGATAAGAAAGAATACGAATCCCCAACAGATGGACCTGCAACCAGAGATGCGTGACTTGCTCATGCGCAATGGTATGCAGGCTCATGTGGTGAGTAATGGCAGCGGCTATCAGCTTGTGGTGCAAGGGCATGACAGTCCGCTGCTTACCTATAACATCACCGAGAAGCAGATGTTGGCTCTGACCGACTGGGGTACGAATCATGCCAACAAGTTAGCCTACAATACCTTTACGGGCATTGTGGGCAACGACTTCTATATGCCCAAGAACTTCGTTCATGCACGCAATGCCAACGGTCGTGTAGCTATGGGGCTGCACGGCTATCGTGTTGGTATCGGCGAGTATGGACGGATGGGGCGCATCGATATGCCACCACCCTTTTTAGGTTGGACACCACGCAGTCAGGAGGGATTCCATCTTCGCAGAGTTGGAGGACGATTGTTCTTCCCCGAAGCCCCGATTGTGCCTGAACGTTGGGACGGCAGAATGAAGCCTGGCGAATTGCAGAGCGGCGGTTATGGGTTCTATTATAAGGGACAGCAACAGAGTTATAGCCCTCAGCAACAGGATGTGCTGAAAGATTTGGAGGGAATCATAATGCCTTCCATCAGCCGCACGAGAAGCACGGAGCCAGCCAAGCCTTATAAGGAACTGATTACCTCGCCTGTCTATTTCACCAATGAGAAGTGGCAGGAGTGTCTGGCATCGCATGGCATCATCATTGATGAGAATGCGAAGACGCTGACCATTCAGTCGAACAGCGTCAATGCCGACATGGTGTATGACCTGACAGATGAGGAACTGAAGAAACTCACCTCCAACTCCATCAAGGAAGTGCCCGTCGTTCAACGCTTGGAACTGCTGAATGGCATCATCAAGGACGACTTTGCTGACAAAATCCTGATGGACACACTGAATAGCAAGGAGCGCATCGACCTGCATCTGCATCCCGAACTTGAACAGGAGTTGCAGCAGCGTCAGCAACAAGACGAGGAACGGTTGCTTCCGTTGGAAGAGGACGAGACTGTCAGACGTGACGTGTTGCAAGGCGATGCCATGGTGAGAGGTGAAGACCTTGCCTTGATTAATGAGAACAAGGGTTGGTATCGTGAGGGAGCGCATGGGCGTGAAGTGAAAGTCGGTGACATCATGGTGGAGAAAGTGCCTCCGATGGAGGGAGATAAGAAAGGCGAAGATAAGTATCGCATGACCGCCATTATCAATGGAGAAGCCATCACGCACGAAATCAAGCAGAAGGACTACGACAAGTTCTTGGCGGTGGATGACTACCATCGCATGAAACTCTTCTCCAAGGTTTTCAGTGAAGTGGATATGAAGACACGCCCCGAAACCAACGCCGGACTGGGCACGAAGATATTGGCGGCTCTGACGGCAGGAGCAGTCGTTACAGCAGAGGTGGCGCATGACATAAGCCACCATCATCACCATCCAGCCCCGGAGTTCTATGCAGAGCATCATGGCGGTCCACGTCCTTACTTCAAACCGGGAGTGGATTCGCCACAGGAGATTGCGGCAAGGTACTTTGAGGCAGAAGCAAATCATGTTGCCACGGAGATAAGGAGAGGATATTAACAATGTATAATTTACAATTTATAATTTATAATGAGTAGTGAACTGACATACGATGACTTTCTGGACAGGTTGAGCATACAGGAAGTACTGGTGGACGCAGGGTATCATCTGAACAAGAGAGATGGCTTGCGTTATCCGTCGTATGTGCGTACTGACAGTGAGGGCAGACGGGTGCGTGGTGATAAGTTCATTGTCACGCAGAATGGGAAATGTTGCTTCCAACCACCGCAGCAGAAGGTGTATAATGTCATTTCGTTCATCAAGGAGCATCCAGAAATGTTTTCAGAGAACAAGGTGGGAATGTCTCCTGACCGACTCGTCAACCTCGTCTGCAACCGACTGCTCAACCAACCCATAGAGGACAGACCATCGAAGATTACAGAACCAAGAAAGGACGGAAAGCCATTCAACCTGAATGACTACGACATCCACAAGTTCAATCCGCAGGACAGGGAAACGCAGAAAAGGTTTTATCCCTATTTTAAGTTCCGAGGCATCGACCTCTATACGCAGTATGCTTTTCATCGGCATTTCTGTCTGGCTACTAAGCATCGGACGGATGGACTTACCTTTGCCAACCTTGCCTTTCCGCTTGTACTGCCCAAGACACCCGACAAGACTGTGGGCTTTGAGGAACGAGGACGACCGAAGATGGACGGTAGCGGCGGTTACAAGGGCAAGGCAGAAGGAAGCAACAGCAGTGAAGGACTGTGGATTGCCAACCTCACGGGCGAGCCGTTGGATAAAGCAAGCGAAATTGTATGGTTTGAGAGTGCCTACGATGCCATGGCAGAGTATCAGATAAATCCTGTAAAGATGGTGTATGTATCTACGGGCGGCACACCCACCGAGGGACAGATGCGAGGACTTCTGTCCGTTACTCCCAACGCACGGCACTATTTGGGTTTTGACAAGGACGATGCAGGGCGGCAGTTTGTTGCAAACTTCAGGAAGGTGGCAGCAGAGATGGGCTTCCGTCACGAGCATGTGCAAGCCTATCATCCATTGGGTTGCTACAAGGACTGGAACGATGCGCTGCTCAACAAGAAATCAGCAGAACTGATTGCCAAGGGCGAACCAGATACCTTCGACTATGCCGAGTTTATCGCAGCCGGCAAGGCAGAGAAACAAAGGGAAAAAGAAGAAAAGAACACATATCATAGAAGCGTATGAGACAAGAAGATAATAGCATCATCACCTTGTGCCCCAGCATCGGACAGTTTTTCATCAACGAACTGCCTCTGTTGCTGTTGTGCGTGGCAATGCTCCTAATCGGAGGATTGCCCGGTTGTGCATATAGTACCCTGTTGCTTGTCTTCAGCCTCCTGTTCTCCCTCTGTTTACTCTACCGATTCATCTATCTGAGGAGTATCCGCTACCAT from Phocaeicola dorei encodes the following:
- a CDS encoding DUF4411 family protein; this translates as MAIVVDTCSLVMIAKNYLPLDKDGQLYSFLEEAFSRKDLMLLDVILDESKRTSKGIAVEKMPFLKDKKLVIPTKDLFPCAPERFSNMIDNNFCVRLKKQELTEEEYIEQKEEYLKTGDAKIIIYALNVRHSDAIHLEEMQVMTEETRQQNDGKLFKKLPLLCEQIGIGTLTVSEYLHRNGFFIDK
- a CDS encoding DUF4099 domain-containing protein; the protein is MKQVRFEESEVPYQTLARFGLTQEKIEDLPMWALEDIGQGRRSPLLPIQVNNDEGETLKSRTRFALVRMEDGKVDVVFYPQLEKSPLEAFTQEQQEDLLAGKAILADVKDADGRSSKAFVQIDTETNQVMSVPTPVIGRNLEVLKDELKLSSAELTVMQKGEPLTLIMEDEQVTVGIDLNDKTGIRINQGDSQKWKENTKREWDKYTFGCYGCWVMGDDGNLDYVPEEEYTEELWNEQKKNGERNRASFSMHK
- a CDS encoding ImmA/IrrE family metallo-endopeptidase; this encodes MKVEINKKRLEYLLALYKMSVDDLLSLLNKGRKRITGAADISGDSIDLGVLKRIGEIFDKEVSFFQDYSKLSTNASSSIFFRKTSFGTELNLESIRTVNRFESLKNALDAYNKLSQLDVKFDIEHYTLQDDPKTVAVRARDFFYPGETVNHRQFLVKMIEKIADHGIFVFEYIETWNKKEKTNIDGFYLKPNVIVLKHHKHYKREIFTLAHELGHCLLGIEEVESVDMMDISAQTSYSDVERWCNDFAYQFIMGQEAETLANIACVDSRNDYCIDLFKAISARTHISRLALYTRMYIDRKISYSSYSNVKSELAEEYRRREEQEKLKNSEKRGGRTPKPIISPLFLKTMQYAYFNGVVNETTFCSRLNVKPANFERELWR
- a CDS encoding M23 family metallopeptidase — encoded protein: MKRFLLITIAAIFCSSATVCAQFNTVTQTKVHRKAVPKTTQSATSEQLPPCSPHQRRDSLAFAPLQTQTEQTDRHTALVSPLRHISVTSPFGYRRDPFTKRKALHNGLDLKANYEPTYAMMHGEVIKVGKDKRSGLYVTLRHGDFTVSYCHLSQTLVTKGTHVRPGIIIALTGNSGRSTGPHLHLTLKDTKKGRAIDPSILLNLIKHPL
- a CDS encoding IS1380-like element ISBaov1 family transposase, translated to MAKKAIKSEKLTPFGGIFAMMEQFDSTLSYVIDTTLGLRCRLYGYQYSEIIRSLMSIYFCGGSCIEDVTTHLMPHLSLHPTLRTCSSDTILRAIKELTQENISYTSDTGKNYDFNTADTLNTLLLNCMCAAGQLKEGEMYDVDFDHQFIETEKYDAKHTYKKFLGYRPGVAVIGDLIVGIENSDGNTNVRFHQKDTLKRFFERFEQNNLVINRFRADCGSCSEEIVEEVATHCKTFYIRANRCSSLYNDLFALRGWKRGEINGIEFELNSILVEKWKGKTYRLVIQRRKRMDGELDLWEGEYTYRCILTNDYEPSVREIVEFYNLRGGKERIFDDMNNGFGWSRLPKSFMAENTVFLLLTALIRNFYKVIIQRLDVKRFGPNKTSRIKAFVFRFVSVPAKWIRTSRWYVLNIYTCNNAYADVFQTDFG
- a CDS encoding toprim domain-containing protein, with the translated sequence MSSELTYDDFLDRLSIQEVLVDAGYHLNKRDGLRYPSYVRTDSEGRRVRGDKFIVTQNGKCCFQPPQQKVYNVISFIKEHPEMFSENKVGMSPDRLVNLVCNRLLNQPIEDRPSKITEPRKDGKPFNLNDYDIHKFNPQDRETQKRFYPYFKFRGIDLYTQYAFHRHFCLATKHRTDGLTFANLAFPLVLPKTPDKTVGFEERGRPKMDGSGGYKGKAEGSNSSEGLWIANLTGEPLDKASEIVWFESAYDAMAEYQINPVKMVYVSTGGTPTEGQMRGLLSVTPNARHYLGFDKDDAGRQFVANFRKVAAEMGFRHEHVQAYHPLGCYKDWNDALLNKKSAELIAKGEPDTFDYAEFIAAGKAEKQREKEEKNTYHRSV